The Cyprinus carpio isolate SPL01 chromosome A10, ASM1834038v1, whole genome shotgun sequence nucleotide sequence CCAGCCTGATTCCCAGGTACAGCAGATTTAACAACGCATTCCCAGCATGCTCacatttcaaacataaaatgATATTAGTGTAACGACATTAATATGGTGTGTTTGCAGAGTGGTGACTTTCCTGAGATCTCTGAGGATATTGATTCTGGTACGTATCTTCAGACTGGCCTCTCAGAAGAAAGAGATTGAAAAGTTTACCAGGAGAATGGTGAGTGACACCAAGAAAATGTTGTTTGTCTCATTTTGTGGTGTGGTCATTATAATAACTGTGATTGTTTCTCTTTAGCCAATGAGTGTGATAATGAGTGTTTTGTTAGTAATCAAGTAAACAGAgagtaatctgttttgcactgcattttaaaaaaaaaatcagtttcaatgTCATAAGATGTATATGCTTACCAAGGGTgcagttttgataaaaaaaaaatacagtaaaaacagcaatattctgaaataaatatatataaattatatatatatatataattattccaaactttttactAGTAGTGTCTTTTGATtggtaattaaatttatttattttcatttagtttttagtcTTCTGTTTAGTATCTTtcttgtctttgtttattttgaaatggcctttttcatgttttttatttttattttttatttctcactCTCATGTAAAGCAATTTTTGTTGTATGAAATGTGATACATAAATAAACTTTCAGAATTTTCACAGGTGTCCGAGAACAAAAGGCGGTACCAGAAAGATGGATTTGATCTGGACCTCACTTATGTCACAGGTTTGGTTGATTTTGttattgtcttttcttttttttttttgtatagccaTTTAATTTCatcttcatgtttattttattttattttgcataaattcacatgaaacattataaacaacctcaaaatgaattaatttgcaAACCAAAGTGATTCATCATTGGTCTTCTTTCCCTTCAGAAAGAGTCATTGCCATGTCTTTTCCATCTTCTGGGAAGCAGGCGCTCTATAGGAACCCTATCAGAGTAAGACACCAGAACGACTCAAatgtttaagaacattttaattacacgtaaagcagtttaaatatttaaattgttcataaaacATTGCAACAACTGAATGATCAGAACATAAATGACACTTCAGGAGGTCGCTAGATTCCTGGACACCAAGCATCTGGATCACTACAAGGTGTTTAATCTCTGTAGTGAGTAGACGATTCTCTTCATGATTTCGATCAGATAATTTTGTCTATTGCTAGTAAGGATAATTTCTACAGTCTCATTATTTCTAAAAAGGCATGATAAAGATGGTGGCTAATTTTGACGTCTTGTTTCAGGTGAGAAGGGTTACGATCCAAAGTTCTTTCACTATAGAGTGGAGCGTATTATGATAGATGACCATAACGTGCCATCACTCGAGTAAGTGTGCTGCCACCACAACTGAACATCAAAACATGTTGCAGTGTGTTTTTTTAGCAGGCATGTTGTCATCTTCGAGGTTTGATTGAAGCTCTGTCTGTTGGTAATGCTGTCAGAGATATGCTGCGGTACACAGCGTGTGTTAGGGAGTGGATGGCGGCAGACTCCAGGAATGTGATCGCCATCCATTGCAAAGGAGGAAAAGGTCTGTTGTTTGATGGGATTTCAGTGTTGTTTGTGAATGAAGTCTGTCTGAAGTGTTTAACGGTTTGGGTTTTGTTCAATAGGGCGGACTGGGACTATGGTGTGCACGTGGCTCATCGACAGTGACCAGTTTGAGAATGCACAGGTACAGTCTGCTCAtccatgtttacatttatttaatccttTCTTATCCAGGATTGTGTTCAAATGTTCTTAAAACCATCTTGCAGGAGAGTTTGGACTACTTTGGGGAGAGACGGACTGATAAAAGTATGAGCTCAAAGTTCCAGGGTGTTGAAACTCCCTCACAGGTGTGTGACACTGGATTGGAAGCCATGAATCTAGTGGTATCCAGTGAATGTATATAGtccttttttttaactgataaatgttctgtttgttttgcatttgcagAGTAGGTACGTCAGTTATTATGAGATCATGAAGAACCAATACAACCGACAGCTGCCACCTCAGAAGTGCCTGAAAATAAAGAGCATTCAAATCCACTCCATCGCAGGTAAAAACCAATCCTGTAGTCAATTAtgtcaaaaatgtttatatattgaaactgaaaaagtatatatatatatatgtcaattcaatatgaatatattatatttaacattagtttAGTTGATATacagaaaacttgaaatatatgtaatataaaataaatatatccatggatatattacatatatttcaagTGTACTGTATAGCAACTaaactaatgttaaatataatattcatattgaattgattatatatatatatatatatatatatatatatatatatatatatatatatatatagaaagatatatagatatagatttttttttgttaatataaaataaatatatgcatggatattcatattgaataatatattaaaaatctatatgactaaattatatgtgtgtgtgtatatatgtttgtatatataattaaattacattaaatattatatatatattcatatatacatatatatttatatatatacatatatacatatatatatatatatatatatatatatatatatatatatatatatatatatatatatatatatatatatatatatatatatagatatatatatatatatatacatatacatatacatatgtatgtatgtatgtatgtatgtatgtatgtgtgtgtatacatacaatGTATCGAAAGTATATTGAATatgacattatattatttatatgtacacatagattgaatgtgaaatactatattgaattatatattcaatattaaaatgtatttcatacaaTGTAATATTTAGTAGTTTAGTATTTCatacaatgtaaaattaaaaatgtcactttaagtaaacaaaagaaaaaccatAGTAGATTGTATAGAAGCAGTGTAATTTTCCCATGGCTGTGGTTGTTATTCAGGTGTAGGGAAGGGTAATGGGAGCGACCTGAAGGTGAAGATCATAGTGAAGCGAGAGCTCGTCTTCCAGTGTGTTTGTGCCAATCTGCAGAACTGTGCAGTAAGTATCTAAAGCTAGTCATGATTGTCAGGTTTAACATGTTTCTCTATGTTCTATATAATAAGGGCAAAGCAAGCAACTTTAAGCGTACTAAACACATATCCAAAACTATGTAGCTACATTCCATGTCATTCTGAACGTcatgtcatgttttgttttgtttttctccaggtGTTTCCTGACACTGGCAACAATGCCGTGATCATCAGTTTACAGGAAGGGCCTGTTGTGACTGGAGATGTGAAGGTCATGTTTGAGTCCAGTGCTGTAAGTCTccaatattttagtatttaattgaCCCATATATTTGATGAAGTGTTGTCAGCAGAACATTTAAATGAGGTTCACTGTTGCTTGAActccctttttttctctctgtctagGGTTTGCCAAAGGGTTACGAGGACTGTCCGTTCTATTTCTGGTTTAACACCTCTTTTGTTGAGAACAACAGGTGGGATTTTTTGGAAGTAGTTttgggagggttttttttttttttctttggagagCTGAAatctttgtgttgttgtttgtgtcaTAGAATGTATCTCTCGAGGGAGGAGCTGGACAATCCACACAAATCTAAGACCTGGGACATATACAAGGAAGACTTTGGAGTGACGTTGTCTTTCACGGACCCTTGAGGAGAACATTTTCTGACAGTGGATGATGTTTACCATTTCAGTCCTTTCTTATAAAGTAGATGTGTCTCTTGAGGTATACTTATGATGAGCTGCAAACTGAAGCCAATGTAAACACTCCACATAAaccctaaaataaatataaatataaataaataaataaatatataaatataaatatatccagatccaggtttttttttttttttttttttttttttttttggtaaaatttttttcattacattgtaTTTCCTTGGTTGtctttttatgtgaaaaaaaaaaatgtattggaaaTTTTCAGTACTTTTGTTTTTGGTAGTTGTACTGTGCTTCTGTTTATCTTTGGCAGCAGTTAAAATGATTCTGTGAAGGAAATTATACGCAAGGAAAGTATTTACATATCAAACACCTGCTCACATGGaaagtgtgtgtttaaatatttccTGAGTACAGTACATGCTGTTATCAGGTATGATCTATGATGACTCCTAGTGGTTCTGTCCTGCACTGCAtcacattttacatgttttaagcatagaatgatttaaaatatttctattcgaAAAAACTGAGTAACAGCAGTAATGAGACTTGCCCATTTTACAGTTTCAACAGACTCTGTAATTTGAATGCCATATCTTAAAACACTTATTGCAGTTGGGTTTAAATACGAAATAATGAgaatcatttaaatacatttaaaaatttcgatttaaaaaaatatttagattgttaaatattttcaatagatATTTCATGCTTacaaaatgctgtatttatttgataaaaatacagtaaaaatggcaatattaaatacaaaacttttatatttgaatattttttaaaatgtaatttattcttgaaacacaaagctgaattttcagcatcattacaccaatCTTttgtctcacatgatccttcagaaatcattctgatatgatttgGTACCtaatcatttctcatttttatcaatgttgaaaaccgttatACTGCTTCGTTTTCTGGACactgcaatacattttttgaaaattatatgtATTGAAAGTACAataagaacagcacttatttgtaACAGAAATTTGTGATAactcacttttgattcatttaatgcatagCTGTTCAATAAAATtgctttcaacaacaaaaaatattcatcacaaacatttgaactgtacaTGACTTAAAGCTACAAACAAATCACCttgcaaaatatttctttatttaataaagacCTTAAGACAAACAATTAAAC carries:
- the LOC109073626 gene encoding phosphatidylinositol 3,4,5-trisphosphate 3-phosphatase TPTE2-like, whose amino-acid sequence is MTSVHFNPGLDSKEVNGDGVKEEAEVQIDDGKEENEDPDTMYHRVRKTVAPFVMSFGFRIFGLVLIIVDIVLVIVDLSLSNDSDDVRSALEAISLVISFFFLIDVVLRVYVEGFKVYFSSKLNIIDACIVVVTLVVTMIYAFSDLSGASLIPRVVTFLRSLRILILVRIFRLASQKKEIEKFTRRMVSENKRRYQKDGFDLDLTYVTERVIAMSFPSSGKQALYRNPIREVARFLDTKHLDHYKVFNLCSEKGYDPKFFHYRVERIMIDDHNVPSLEDMLRYTACVREWMAADSRNVIAIHCKGGKGRTGTMVCTWLIDSDQFENAQESLDYFGERRTDKSMSSKFQGVETPSQSRYVSYYEIMKNQYNRQLPPQKCLKIKSIQIHSIAGVGKGNGSDLKVKIIVKRELVFQCVCANLQNCAVFPDTGNNAVIISLQEGPVVTGDVKVMFESSAGLPKGYEDCPFYFWFNTSFVENNRMYLSREELDNPHKSKTWDIYKEDFGVTLSFTDP